Genomic segment of Streptomyces sp. NBC_00654:
TTTCAGCGTCGGGAACTTCACCAGGACCCCGCTGAAGAGGAAGTCCATCATCGAGGCCATCGCGTTGTTGAAGGAGAGCGACGCCTGCACGGCCGGGGGCGCGTCCGGGGAGGCGGCGGGCATCTGGGAGCTGGAGCCGATGTGCATGTTGACGACCGTGCCGGTCTCCTGGCAGACGGCGAAGAACGGGTCCCAGTAGCCGGTGTGGATGGACGGCAGTCCCAGGTAGGTGGGGATCTCGGAGAAGGTGACCGCCCGCACCCCGCGCGCGGCGTTGCGCCTGATCTCCGCGACGGCGAGGTCGATGTCCCAGAGCGGGATGATGCAGAGCGGGATCAGCCGGCCGCCGCTGTCGCCGCACCACTCCTCGACCATCCAGTCGTTGTAGGCGCGCACACAGGCGAGGGCGACCTCCTTGTCGTGCGCCTCGGCGAAGGTCTGCCCGCAGAAGCGCGGGAAGGTGGGGAAGCAGAGGGACGCCTCGACATGGTTGAGGTCCATGTCCTTGAGGCGTTCGGCGGGGTCCCAGCAGCCGGGCCGCATCTCCGCGCGGGTGATGCCCTCCAGGGTCATGTCGTCGCGGTCGAAGCCGACGGCGGCGATATTGCGCTTGTACGGGAACTTCAGGTCCTCGTAGATCCACCAGTCGGTCGGCGGCCCGTCCGGGTCCATCGTGATGACGTACTTGCCTCCCGTGTACGCCAGCTCGCCGATACCCGCGGTGAGCGGCTGCGGGCCGCGCTCGCGGTACTTGGCGGGCAGCCAGGTGGAGAAGAGGTGCGGTGGCTCGATCACGTGGTCGTCGACGCTGACGATCCGAGGCAGTTCCGTCATGGTGTCCCCTTCGGCGCGCTCGGCCTTTGGCTGATGACCCGGCCCATATCTGATGACCCGTCAGATTCAGTTGCGCACCCAGGCTAGCCCCGCACCCCTGGACCGACAAGGCGCAGCGCTCTACGCTCTCCGGACTATCTGACTAACCGTCAGTTCAGAGGGGATCACCGTGGGAGCCGTGAACGACGCGAACACCGGAAACACATCGACGGGCGGCGCGGAGGCGGCCGGAAGCACGGACACCGCACGGAGCGCGGACGCGACACGGAGCGCGGACGCGGCACGGAGCGCGGACGCGGCACGGAGCGCCGCGGACCTCGCGCACGCGCTGGGCGCCTCCCGCACCTTCTGGGAGCTGATCGAACGCCGCGCCGCCCTGACCCCGGACCGCCCCGTGCTCCTCCAGGGCGACCGCGAACTGACCTTCGGCGAGCTGCGGGAGCGCGCCGAGCGGGTCGCCGCAGGGCTGTACGAGCGGGGCGTGCGCCCCGGCAGTGTGGTCGCCTGGCAGCTGCCGACCCGGCTGGAGACGGCCCTGCTGTCCTTCGCGCTGACCCGGCTCGGAGCGGTACAGACCCCGGTCATCCCGTTCTACCGGGACCGCGAGGTCGGGTTCGCGCTGCGCGAGTCACGGGCGGAGTTCTTCGCCGTACCGGGACTCTGGCGCGGCTTCGACCACACGGCGATGGCGCACCGGCTCGCGGCGGAACTGGAACACCCGCCGCTGGTCCTCGACGCGTACGACTCGCTCCCGGACGGCGATCCCTCGCTCCTGCCGCCCCCTCCCGCGCCCTGTGACGGGGAGGCGGTGCGCTGGATCTACTGGACCTCGGGCACCACGTCCGACCCGAAGGGCGTGCTGCACACCGACCGCAGCCTGATCGCGGCCGGATCCTGTCTGGCGCACGCGCTGCGGCTGTCGCCCCAGGACGTGGGCTCGATGGCGTTCCCGTTCGCCCATGTCGCCGGCCCGGACTACACCGTGATGCTGCTGCTGTACGGCTTCCCCGCGGTGATGTTCGAGCAGTTCGCGCTGCCGGACGCGCTGGCGGAGTACCGGCGCCACGGGGTGACCGTGGCGGGCGGTTCGACCGCGTTCTACTCGATGTTCCTGGCCGAACAGCGCAAGGACCCGGACCGGAGGCTGATCCCCACCCTGCGGCTGCTCGCGGGCGGCGGGGCACCGAAGCCGCCGGAGATCCACCACGCGGTCGTCCGCGAGATGGGCGTCCAGCTCACCCACGGCTACGGCATGACCGAGGTCCCGATGATCACCATGGGCGCCCCGGACGACACGGCGGAGAACCTCGCCCTGACGGAGGGCCGCCCGCCCGCCGGCATGGAGATCCGGATCACCGACGAGACCGGCAAGCCGCTCCCGCACGGCACGGAGGGCGAGGTACGGCTGCGCGGCGAGGCCGTGTGCCGGGGCTATCTGAACCCGGACGCGTCGGCCCCGGCGTTCGACGCCGAGGGCTTCCTGATCACCGGCGATGTCGGCCGGCTCCAGGAGAGCGGCCATCTCACCCTGACCGGCCGCCTCAAGGACATCATCATCCGCAAGGGCGAGAACATCTCCGCCAAGGAGATCGAGGACCTGCTCCACCGCCACCCCGGCGTGGCCGACGCGGCGGTGATAGGACTGCCGGACCCGGAACGCGGGGAACGGGTCTGCGCGGTGATCGAACAGCCCCCGGGGGCAGCAGCCCTGACACTGGCGGAGATCGCCGGACACCTGCGCACCGAGGGCCTGTCGGTGCACAAGCTGCCCGAACAGCTGGAACTGGTGGACGCGCTGCCGCGCAACGAGACGCTGCACAAGGTGCTCAAGTACAGACTGCGGGAGCGGTACGCCTGATCCGGCTTACCGCAGCGCTTCCAGTTCGGCCTGGAGGTCCGGGTCGTCCAGGCCCGGCAGGGTGTAGCCCACCGGCTCCTCCCACTCGATCTCGCTGTCGTCGATCGCCACGCGCCACTCGGCGTCGGGCACGGCCCGGCGCAGCTCGGTCATCGAGCCCAGCAGGTGGCGGGTCTGCGGCAGATAGCGGGCGGGATCGTTGGTGAACTTGGTGCTTCCCGAGAGAACCTCGTCGGGATCGTCCTCGCCGGGCTCGTACAGGTAGAGCCCTTCCTCGTCGTCGTACGGATACGTGGCTCCGCGGGCGGTCACGACCTGCTGGACGGCATCGTTCTCGGCCGGGCTCAGGGGTGTGTCACGGCGGGCCGAGTAATAGAGGGAGACGCTCATGGGTGGAGCGTAGAACGCGTCACTGACAACGCCCCGCGGTCCGGGCGCGCGGGGGTGGGGCACGGACGGCGCGACAGCGCGTCCGCACCCCGCCCCCGACCGGAGAACGGGAGAACGGGAGAACCGCGAAGCCGGAGAACCGGTAACCGGTAACCGGGAGCCTCGCGGCGGCGGGGCCGGAAGCCCGGGAAGGCGGTTACGCGTCCGGGGCGATCACCGTGAAGTAGACGGCGAACGCGGTCACCGCGTCGCTCTCGGCGATCCGGCCGTCCCCGTCGGTGTCCAGGCTCCGGGCGGCGACGCCCGCGATCTCCTCGCTGGCGCCGAGCACCCGCAGCACCCGCTCCACGGCCGCCACCGAGGCGGCCCCGTCGTTCTCGCGGTCCGCGACGGCGATGGCCGCGCGCAGGAAGGGGCGGGCGATCTCCGCGAAGCGCTCGGGGTTGTCGCGCAGCCGTTTCACGGCCCCGCCCACGAACTCCTCACGGGTGACGCGCTGGTCCCCGTCCACGTCGGCGATCCCCGCCATGCCCTGCCAGAACGCCTCGGCCCCGGTGTAGAGCGCCTGGCCCTTGTCGCAGCGGGCCGTCGTACCGAACTCGGCGAGCAGACGGGCCGCGGCTGCGTTGAAATCGGCGCGATCGATGTATCCGTTGCCGTCCTGGTCGAAGGCGGCGAACCGGTGCGCGATCTTGCGCTCGTACTCTGCGCTGTCCATGCGGGGAGCGTACGACGCCCGGGGCCATCACGTGTCACGGACGCCCACCGCCCATATGACAACCTGGCGTTAAGTCAGCCCTTGTCCCACCCTGTCAGGCGGACAGCGGCTGGGCTTCCTCGTCCACCGCCGACGCCGCGTCGGGGTAGACCGAGAAGAGGCGGCGTACCCCGAGGGCGGCGAGCACCCGGTTGACGTGGGAGCCGTCCTCCGCGCCCCGGGCCGGGAGGATCAGCCGCAGACGGCCGCCGCAGGACTTCATCAGACGGCGCGAGGCGATCAGCACGCCGACCCCGCTGGAGTCGCAGAAGAAGACGTCCGACAGATCGAGCACCACGTCGTGCCGGCCCTCGGCGACCGCCTCGTGGACGGACTGACGCACGACGGGTGAGGACACGAGGTCGAGTTCACCCCGGATCTCCAGCACGGTCCATGAGCCCTGCTCGGTCTCGTCCACCTTCAGTGTCACGCGACTGGACCTCTCGTTCCGGGGGCTCCCGACGATCCGGAAGATTCCGTTCCTTCTCGCGGCTGCCCCACCGCACATCCATGAAACACCGACCCGCTCACCCGTGCACAGAGGGTTTCCTGCGGAAATGATCACTTCAGCACGTTCCTCCTGCTCAGGAACGCCCAAGGGTGAGGCATTCCCTACCATCTCCGGCCCTTCTGCGGGCAGAGTTGACGCAAAGAGGCGTGATCGGCGACCGTGCCGACTAGATTCGGGGTGACGAGCGGCACAGGGCAGGGCAGGGCAGAGCGGGACGGAACAGGCCGGACACGGCAGGACACAGGGGCAGGGCTGGGGCTGGGGATTTCATGGCGAAGGACACACCTCCCCGCTGGGACCGCAGGATGCAGCAACGGCTGGCCCGCGGCGAGGCGGCGGCACTCGGCGAGCTCTACGACCGGTTCGCCTCCCTGGTGCACAGCCAGGCCCACCGGATGCTCGACGACGAGGACGCCGCCGACCTGGTCACCCGCGAGGTCTTCGGCCAGGTCTGGGAGAACCCCGAGGCGTACGACCCGAAACTGGGTTCGATGCGGTCCTGGGTGACCCGGCTCGCCCACCGCCAGTCCGTGCAGCGGCTGCGCAGGACGGAGGCCTCCTCGTACGAGGAGGAGCACGGGCACGGCGCCGTCCCCGACCCGGCGGAGCTGGAACAGCGCGTGCTCAGGGCCACCGCGGCGGCCCGCGCCGACTACATCGTCGCCTCCATGCCGGCCCCGCTGCGGGCGGCACTGGAGCTGGCGTACATCCAGCGCCGGGACTACCGGCAGACCGCCGCCGACCTCGGGGTCACCGAGGACGAGGCCCGCCGGCGGCTCCGGCTGGGACTCCAGCTGCTGTCCACCGCGAACACCCGGCCCCTGGAGGGGTCCTCGCCGCCCGGGTACGGACGGGCCCTGTGACGGCCGACGGCAACGGCCGCGAACGCCGCGGGCGCGACGACGGGGTCCAGGGCGCACCGCGCATACCGGGACCCCGTGGCGCCGCGGACGACCTCGCCCTCGGCTCCGTACCGCGCCCCGCTCCCCCGCCCCTACGGGACGAGCCCCCGGCCCGGGTACCCGCCCCCTCGACGGAACCGGAGACTCCGATGGCGGCGGCCACGCCGGTCCTCTCCCACCAGGTCCTCAAGGCCCTCCTCGGCGCCTGGGCCCTCTCGGCCTGCTCGCCCGAGGAGACGACGGCCGTCGAGGATCACCTCACCGAGTGCGCCGCCTGCGCGGACGAGGCCCTGCGGCTGCGCGACGCGGTGGGCCTGCTGCACACCGACCGCTCCCTGGACCTCGACCCGGCGCTGCGGTCCCGGGTGATCGACGGCTGCCTGGGGCGCCGTCCCGCCGGAATCCCGGTGCCGGACTGGGTCGCTCCGTACGACGCCGAGACCGCGCGGCTCGATGCCCTGCTCCGGGACATCGGCGACGCGGAATGGCACGCCCCGGTGCGGCTGAGGTGGTTCGAGGACGAGCGGGCGGTCCACCGCAGGACGACGGTCGCCGGGGTGATCGGCCATCTGACGACCGTGGACGGGCTGGTGTCCGCAGCCCTCGGGCTGGGCGACCCGCTCGGCCCCGGCGTGGTGCCGCTCCCGCCCACCGAGCGCACCGAGGCGTACTGGTCGGCCGCGCGCCTGCCACCGACCCGGGCCGTCCGCGAACCCTGGCGCGACCAGAGCCACGAGCTGATCCGTACGGCGTCCTTCGCGGGCCGCGACATCGCGGAGCTCTCCGTCCCGTACGGGGACTTCGCCCTTCCGCTCCAGGATTCGCTGCTGGACCGGGCCTTCGAGTGCTGGGTGCACGGCGGGGACATCGCCGACGCGGTCGACTACCCGTACGGGGATCCCTCCGCCGCCCATCTCCACCGGATGATCGACCTGGCGGCACGGCTGCTCCCGGCCACCCTCGCCGAGCGCCGTCGTGCCGGTCTCGCCGGACCGGCCAGGGATCTGGTCGCCGCCGGAGCACCGGGCCGCTCGCTCCATCTGGAGGTCGAGGGACACGGCGGCGGCAACTGGTACATCGCGCTGGACTCCCCGGCCGCCTTCGGCTCGCCCGACCACTCGGTGGCGCAGGTCGCGCTCGACGGGGTGGAGCTCTGCCGGCTCGTCGCGGGCCATATCTCGCCGGAGGACGCGGCGGCGGGCCAGGAGGGCGACCGCGAGGCGATCAACGACGTGCTGTTCGCGGCGGCCTCGCTCAGCCGCCTGTGAGCGTGTGGCTGCTGGGCCCGTGAGCCTGTGAGCCTGTGGCGAACGCGCGCTTCCTCACTCGAATGAACAAGACGTTAGGCAAGGCGGGCGACGAATACCGCGTCGGCAGGCACAACGAGCGTCCGGCGCGTTTCCAGCTCGCGGCCTGGCCCACGGCCAAGGGCGAGGAGACGGGATCTGCGGGACGAGTCGAGGAGATGGCCGGATGATGGCGGACCCGAACATGGTCTTCTGACGAACCTGCATCGCGCGCACCACCCGCCGTCCATCTATGCCAAAACCGTCCCACCTCAAGCGCCCAATACCGTGGGCGAGTTCGACGGCCCCGGCCTGTAATGCCCAGGTGAAATCCTGATTGCCGACCAAACGAATCCCGCGCTGCCGGTTCAGCTCCGTTCCGCCCAGTAGTCCACCAGCATCTCGGTCGGCCAGGCGGGCTCACGAACCGCGCCGCGCGGCCCCATCATGGTGAAGAACGGTGACACGTCGTAGATCTTTGTGCCGACCACCGCGTCCAGATCGGTCACCCGGAGCCGAAGGCCATCAACTTCCAGCAGACGAGGGAAGCTCTGAGCCAGCTGGTTGGGGCGCCGGTGGTTGCGGTGCGCGAACGTCCCCGTGGCCGGCCACTGCGCGTTCCCCCGCGGGCTCCGTGCGTGGTACTCGACATCGTCAGGTGATGCCTGGTCGAAGTGCCACACCACCACCAGGTGGGAGAACTCCTCCAGGCCCTGCACGGAGTCGATGGGGAAATCTGTCTTGTCGAGCTGGATCACGGACTCGACGCCACCCCAGTAGTCATCGGCCACCTCGGTTCGGCCGGCGACGACTTCCCCGATCGGATTGATGTCCAAGGCCATGGTCCCGTCCTCTCGACTCGGATGTACGGACGCTGGCGATCAATCTACTTGGGCGAGATACGAGGCGGCGCGGGCATCGAGGACTCCTACCGTAGGGATGCCGCGCTTGCGGTAGGGCGACAGTAGGTGTCGCATCTCGACGACCCCCTGCCGGGCGCGGCCCGAGTAGATTCCGTCCTCCATAGCGTCCAGGACGCTGGTCCACGTCGCGCACGCTTCTTCCACACCACCGTGGGCGATCTGCGTCGCGCCCAGATATCCGAGGGTGACCGCGTGCGTGCGCCTGAATTCAGCACCGCGCGTGCGCACTGAACGGCGAAACTCTTTCACGGCTTGCTGGCGGTCACCCAAGTCCCGCAATGTGCAGGCTGTTTCATGAGCGAGAGACGCTTCTCCGAAGAAGAAGGTCCGATCGGGCTCCTTGATCCCGTCATGGGCGTTGGATAGATCATCCTCGGCTCGCAACAAGGCTTTAGCGGCTTGGTCGTTGTGTCGGTTCGCTGCGAGGGCCCGCGCGTGCACGACGCCCAGGAGGGCTCGCTCCCGAGGGGTGGCGGCTGCGTACCGTTCCCCGTGAACCGACGCCTGCGCGAGTTGGAGAGCTTCGCGGCGAAAGCCCATGTCGAGCGCTTGGTGGGCCATGGCCCTCATGATGTGCCCGCTCAGGGGCGCGTCCCCGGACCGGGCTGCCAGTTTCACCGCGATATTGAATCGCTGGAGCGCAACTGCGTGCTCGCTGTTGTCGAAGGCCATCCAGCCCGCGACATAGGCGAGTTCGGCTGAGGCCGAGAACATGGCGCGACGGGTCTCGTCGTCAGTGAAGCGCCCCCGGAGAAAGCTGTGAGCTTCGTGCTTCAGGTATTCGTCGACGGCACGCCGACCATGTCCGCCTCCGCGTCGTTGGTCCATGCGCGAGAATGCCAGGGTCAGCTCCCGCACGGTCTCGACATCCCCATGGCCGACCCGCTTCCGAGCCGCGGTCTCCTCCGCCGGGGGCTCCACCATGGCTGCCCACCATGTAGCGTCCGGCAAGATCAGCGCCGCCGACGAATACACGCCACCTGCCAGCAGTCGACGCCGGTCCGTGTCCACGCCACTCCCCAAGTCGCTCAGCGCGATCAGAGGATCGACGCGCCAGTCCAGCGCTTCCTGCGCCGGCGAGGTGGCGGCTGCGAATCCGACTTCTTGTGGCGTGATCTTACGCTTCAAGCGACGGGACAGCGCCTGGCACAAGATAGCCGGAGCGATCCCTGAAGGCTGGACGCCTCCGACCCACATGCTCACGTGGGAGCGTCCGATCTTGGAGTTCTCCAGTACTTCGCCGTTCAGTGTCTCGACGGCGACGCGGTTGTACGCAGCGGTGGCCTGAGCCCGTGACCAGCAAGCTTCCAAGAGGAGCGAGGCCAGTCGCTCATTTCTCTCGCGCGCCATTCTGCGCCCCCGGACCCGAAAACGATCTTTGACCACGTTGGCCGACCCGCCCTGTCGGGCAGCGCGGGGACGAGCACCTGTTCACCGTAGTGCTCAACTATTGCCTGGCGCAGGAAAGATGCTCCACAGTCACCCCGCTTGAAGCTTCGGTTTCGGTGCCGAGAACTCGCAACGCGATCATGGTCGGTCCTCCCGAGACGGCTCCAGCAGACAAGGCTGCCGATGAGGAAGACGAAGACCCCGCACCGACCAGCCGACCGTTGACGATCTTTGACCACCTTGACCACCCCCAAGCCCTTGACTCCATTCCGGGCGCTGCGGATTAGCGGTTCCCTCTTGTAGGCCAGCTACTCGACAAGCGGGAGCACCCCACATGAACGCCTCCACCGGCACAGAAGACGCCATGGGCGCCGAACGCCTGGCCAGCGTCGGTCTGCCACGGAACCGCGTCCCTCTGGAAAGGCCGCTCGTGATGCCGGAGGGCGTGAGAGTTGAGCGCCCGCCTCACGATCTCTCCCACGGCGTGCCAAGGGGAGGAGCATGATGAGCACTGCAACGTCCGCCGTCGTCGTGACCGCGTGCGAAGTACGGCATGGAATTGGTCCCGGTTTCGCGGTCGCTTTCGCCCCTGACGAGCGGCGAGTGGCGCACATGCGCAAGATCACCGAGGCTCATCTGCGGTTGTGGCGGGTGCCGGAGCCGACTGCCGAGAACGTGATTCTCGCGGTGTCGGAGCTCGTGACCAACGGCATCCAACATGGGCACTGCGCTATGAGGCTGAACGCCCTCTGCCGGGACGGCGTACTGCGATTCGAGGTTACGGACGGCAACCCGAGTCCCGCTCAACTCTCCCAGGCGGACGATGACGACCTTTCCGGCCGCGGGCTCTTCGCCGTCGCTGCGCTCGCCCGCGACTGGGGGGTCAGCGACGACGGCTACACCACCTGGTGCGACTTTCGCCTCTCCTCAGGGAGGCCCTGATGACCGCCCTGGCGTGCGAGAGCGCTGCTCCGATTCTCGTGGCAGCATTCGCGAGCGACATCGCGACAACTAGTCGAGTCGACCTCGGTCTGCGCCGCTTCCTGGCCTCCGATGCGATCACCGTCGAGTTGTACGACGACCTGGAGACCATCCTCGGCGAGGACGCCGCGCGCCTTTCCCCGGAGGAAAGCGCGGTCATCTCGGCCCGGCTGCGGCATGTCACCCCGTCACTCAGAGAAGTGGTCGAGCGCTCGCTGACCCCTTACCCACCGCAGATGGACGACGTCATGGTCCGGAGCGTCGGGTTCCCTGGCCCAGGCGATGCCTACGGCCACCTGGTGCGCTTTGCCACGCGGGGCCCCGTGGGGTGTTCTTCGGCTATTCCCCAACAGTCCCGCCCCTCCCCGTTGGCACGGGCCGGGGCCGCGTGGAAAGGAGGCCTTACGTGTTCATCGACTTCCCGAGCGAACTCGAAGCCGCTCTGATCGACTCTTCGCTTCCGCCATGGCAACTGGACGGGTCGTTCCTGGCGCAGTCCACCATGGAGGAATACCGGACCGCGCTGACGGCCATCCCGCGATTCGAGGAGACCGCCGCGGCCCTGCGCCACGCGTTGACCGGGAAGGGCGGCGGGTACGCCGTACTGCGCCTGGGGAACCTCGTCAAGGTGCTGGGGTCCGGCGTCCGGTTACGGCGGCTGGCGACCGGATTCGCGGCCGAGGTAGCAATCCCCTTCTCACCCTTCCCGCGGTGGCCCCTGTGGAAAGACATCGGCGTCAAGGTCAAAAAGGACCCCGGCAAGTCCAGCGGCATCGGGTACAACGCGTTTCATATGGACCTGGTGAACGCGCGCCTGCCCCCGGATTACACCACGCTCCTGTGCATCCGCTCCGATCCTCTCGGCGGTGGCCCCAGCATTCTCTCGGACGCCCACGCTGCGGTGGCGCGGCTGTCGGAGAACAGCCGCACTCTGCTGGCCGAGTCGGCCTACCACTACGGGACCTTCTTCGACCTGTTCGGCGTGGGCGAGGAATACAAACCGTTCCCGATCCTGGACAGCTCGGAGCTGGACGAAGGGTTCATCCGGTTCACCGCCAAGATGCTGTCGAGGTCGGATCTCGGCCAGGCGCACGCCGACGCGGCCAAGGAACTTGCCGTGGAACTCGTCCGGGGGCAGGTCTCCTTCGCGCTCCAGCCCGGGGACTTCCTCATCGTGAACCAGCGCCGGTTCCTGCACGGCCGGGAAGCGCTCCACGACGGTCAGGAGACCGTGCCGGTCGCCGATCGGCGGCTGCTCCTCCAACTCTTCCTGCGCGCGAGGGCCGACGACGGCCCGCCGCGTAGCCGGCCCAAGGCACACCGGTGACCCGCCGAGTCCCGCCCCCAGGCCCAGCCCCCGAACACGCGGCACGGCCACAGGGTGGGGCCCGGTCGGGCACACCCGGAAAAAGTCGCGCACCCCGCTCCCCAGGCCTGTGCGCACTAGATGCGCGAGTTGCGCAACGACTGCCACACGGCGCCGGCCAGTGCCCGCGTCGCTCGCGGGACCGACAGGTCCTCGTGCTGGCGGTAGAGGGTCCAGTTGTATTTGACCAAAGACATCTTGTTGGAAGACAGCGATCCCGCCTGACCAGCCCGGTACACCGCAAGCGGCTCAGCCAAGCCGCGGGCATCAGCGCCGTCCCGCATAATCGACAGCCACAGCGCGTAGTCCTGGCGCTTGCGCATCTCTGGCATGAGCCTGGTGCCCAGGACGTTACGGTCGTACATGGCGGTGAGGGCGCCGATGTAGTCCCGGCGCAGCATCGCGTGGTAGTCCACATGCTCTCGCGCTTGGATCACCCGCCCGTTAGGCACCCAATCGGTGCTCTCGCCGTCGTAGTCGGCGTCCATCTTGAAGTAGCTGGTGAACGTCAGCGGCGCATCGCCCTCGGCAGCGAAGGCGAGCTGCTTTTCGGTCTTCTCCGGCAGCCACATGTCATCGGAGTCGAGGAACGCCACGTAGTCCCCACGGGCTCGCTCGATCGCGAGATTGCGAGCCCGGCCCGCGCCACCCCGCTCGGGTGCCGACTGCGGCAGCACGCGCTTGTCCTGGGCGGCGAACTCGCGCAGCAGATCCATCGAGCTGTCGGAGGACTGATCATCGGTGACCAGCAGCTCCACGTCGCTGTGCGTCTGTGTGAGCACCGATCGGACGGCCGCGCCGAGGGTGGCCGCCGAGTTGTAGACGGGCATCACGACAGACACCAGAGGCACAGCACATCTCCTTACCAGATCAGGAATGACGGTCCATTCAAGCACCGCAACCGAGGAGGAGCTGACATGCAGATAGTCGTCGCTGGTCAGGGCTACGTAGGGCTTCCGCTGGCCGTACGCGCCGCAGAGGTGGGGCACCGCGTGATCGGCTACGACGTGGACGCTCACCGAATTCAGCAGCTCGCCGCCGGCCACTCCTACGTCGAGGACGTGACCTCCGCGCGGCTGCGCGCCGTGCTGGACTCCAGGGACTACTCGGCGACCACCGACGCTTCCGCGCTGGCCGGTTTCGACATCGCGGTGATCACCGTGCCGACCCCACTGCGGGACGGCGTACCCGACCTGTCCTACATCGAGACCTGCGCCCGGACCCTGGGCGAACACCTTCGTCCCGGCGCGACCGTGGTCCTGGAGTCCACGACCTACCCCGGCTGCACCGAGGAACTGTTGGTGCCGATCCT
This window contains:
- a CDS encoding glycosyltransferase family 2 protein, giving the protein MPLVSVVMPVYNSAATLGAAVRSVLTQTHSDVELLVTDDQSSDSSMDLLREFAAQDKRVLPQSAPERGGAGRARNLAIERARGDYVAFLDSDDMWLPEKTEKQLAFAAEGDAPLTFTSYFKMDADYDGESTDWVPNGRVIQAREHVDYHAMLRRDYIGALTAMYDRNVLGTRLMPEMRKRQDYALWLSIMRDGADARGLAEPLAVYRAGQAGSLSSNKMSLVKYNWTLYRQHEDLSVPRATRALAGAVWQSLRNSRI